CGCTCCTGCCGCTTGCGGTCGTACCAGTCCAGGGCCTTGAGATACCACGAGCGGATCCGTTCGGCGAGCTGATGGGCATCGATGTCGGCCCCGATCATCGCGGTGATGAACATGCCCACGCACACCGCGATGGCACCGCCGGCGCGTCCGATGAACCGTGAGAGGTAGGTGGAGATGAATTCGCCCACCGCACCGCTCCATTCCATGGAAGGCCCGGTCTCGGGGAATATCCTGCGGATCATCCCGAACGCGCTCGCGATGAGCAGCGCCCAGATGATGGAATAGTTGGTCAGCGTGACGGCGCGGCGGTAGTCGCCGCGGCGGAGGATGGTCCATCCCCAGAGCACCATCAGAACGGGGACGATGAAGACGATATACCCGACCGTGGAGCGGATGAGAAAATCGGCGAGGATGACCCCGACGATCGAGAGTCCGTTATGGACCCTGTTCTCATCGCCGAGATTCGTGCCCTGTTGCCAGAAACCGGAGAATCCCCTGTCCGCGAACTGTTCGTCCGCGGGGTCGTAGGTCACCAGTGCAATGAAGAACAGTGCGGCCAGCGTCATGAGGAGGATGGCGAGGATCGCCCACTTGCGGTTGCCGTTGGGGCGAGCGCTCTCCTTCTTCGTTGCCGCAGGTGCAGGCCGTTGTCTGATCGGTTGAGGCATCCTTCACTTCTCCCTTAACGCGCGGGTTCCTTCTTCTCCTCGTTCGTGCGCAGCCGGAGGACGTTCCCATCCAACAGCGGAACCACCGGCACCGTGTCCAGTTCGCTGCAGGCAAGCACATCGGCCGCGAAGCCAAGTTCTTCGAGCATCACGCCGTTGTCGGATCGCCGCAGCATGCGCCGGAGTCCGCGGGCGTGGCCCTTGTAGAGCGACAACGCCGCAACCGCGGCATCGGAGAAATGTGCGCCCGGTGCCGCCGACCCCTCGGCGAGCAGATGCAGGAGCATGCCTGCGCAGACCCCATCCTCGATGCAGAATCCTCCGGCGTTCCCCGCACACACGATCTCCACGTCACCCTGCTGTTGCCGGACGAACTCCGCGACGGCTGAAATATTGACGAAGCCGCAGACCGCGAGTTCACGTGCGTGGCGTGCGCGCCAGATCGCCGGCGTCCCGTTGCTCGTCAGGAACACGATCGCCTTCCCCTGGACCCGCTCGGCGGTGAACTCGAGCGGCGAATCACCGAAGTGGAATCCTTCGATCATCTTCCCGTTGCGTTCGCCCGCGAGCATCGTGACGGCGCCGGCGAGGTTACTGGACACGCGTGCCGCGGCCTCGACCGTTCCGGTCGGGATCACTTCGCGGGCACCGTTCTGGAGCGCCGTAGCAATGCAGGTTCCCGCCCGCAGTGGATCGACGACCACGACCACCCTGTCGCGCAGGGCGAGTTCATCCACGAGGTGCGGGGTAAGATGGATCTTCGGATCGGCCATGCTTACTTCTTTACGAACGGCAGTGGAACGATGGTCGCAGCGACAGGCTTCGTGCGGATCATGACCTCGATGCCCGCGCCGACCGTTGCATGGTCCGCAGGCACGTAGCCCATGCCGATGCCTTTTTCGATCGTCGGGGAGAACGTCCCGGAGGTGACGTGACCGGTATCCACGCCGGCGATCTGGATCGGATAGCCATGGCGCGGGAAGGCACGGTCGTTGACGGTGAACCCGACGAGTCTCCGCCTGGGCCCATCCTCTTTCATGGTACGGATCGCTTCGCGGCCGATGAACGATCCCTTGCCCAGGCGTGTGATCCAGCCGAGCCCCGCCTCGAGCGGGTTCGTTGTCGCATCGATGTCGTTGCCGTAGAGGCAGAATCCCATTTCCAGACGCAGCGTATCGCGTGCCCCGAGGCCGATGGGGCCGATCCCGAATTCCTTCCCGGCGTCCATCAATGCATCCCAGAGGATATCGCCGGTCGCACGATCGGACGGGAAATACAGTTCGTAGCCGAGTTCGCCCGTGTAGCCGGTGCGCGACACCAGCATGGGCACGCCGGCGATGGTGATGTGCATCCAGTGGTAATACTGCAGGGGTTCGAGGTCCGTCGGCGTGAGCTTCTTCAGCGTTGCGAGCGCATGCGGACCCTGCACGGCAAGGAGGGATGTCGCATCGCTCCTGTCGGTGAGCACCACATCGCCGCGCAGATTCTCCTGCATCCACGCGATGTCCTTCGCGGTGTTCGCCGCGTTGATCACCAGCATGAACCGGTCCGCCATCCGATACACGAGCAGGTCATCCACGATCCCGCCATCGGGGTAGCACATGGCGGAATACTGCACGCGCCCCGGAGTCAGCTTCGAGGCATCATTGATGGTGATGTTCTGGACGAAGGCGAGCGCATCGGCACCGGCCACTTCCACTTCGCCCATATGGGAGACATCGAACACGCCGACACGCTCGCGCACGCAGCGGTGCTCTTCCACGATGCCCGGGGTGTACTGCACGGGCATCTCGAATCCTGCAAACGCCACCATCTTGCCGCCGGCCTGCACGTGCCGGTCAAAAAACGCAGTGCGTTTCAGTGACATGGTATGTCCTTCTACTTATAAAGGTCGGTCACATCCTTGTCCTGCTTGCGGGAGATGACATGGAATTCGCCGATCGGAATCGTCGGATCCTCTTCCAGCTTGATCAGGACGAAGTACTTGAGCATGATGCGGCGGAGACGGCTGATGGTCCCTTCGCGGAGCGACGGCGCGAGCGACGGATGTACCCGCAGCGTGAAGCGTGTCTCGCGCGTTTCGGTCTTGAACCGGTGGATCCACCGTTCCAGCTGGTTCAGGGCCGTGGTCTTGGACGTCACGAGTCCTGTGCCGGCGCAGGTCGGGCATGCCTCGGTGAAACTGTGGAGGATGTTCTGGCGGATGCGCTGGCGCGTGATCTGCACGAGCCCGAACTCGGTCATCGGCAGCACCGTCACCTTTGCGCGGTCCTTGCGGAACTCCTTCTTCAGCTCTTCGTAGACCTTCTTCTTGTTCTTCTCGTCATCGAGGTCGATGAAGTCGCACACGATGATGCCGCCGAGGTCGCGCAGGCGGAGCTGCCGCGTGATCTCCCGTGCCGCCTCGAGGTCCGTGCGGAGCGAGTTGATCTCCTGGTCCTTCTTGGGAGCGTAGCGCCCGCTGTTCACATCGATCACCACCATCGCCTCGGTGGGCTCGATGATCAGGTACCCGCCGCTCTTCATCCAGACCTTGCGCGCAAGCGTGGTCTCGATCTCCTTCTCCACGCCATAGGCATCGAAGATCGGGGTGCGCTCTTTGTGGAGTTCGATCTTTTCCAGGAGCTGGGGCGAGGTGTACTTGATGTACGAGCGGATCTCTTTGTGCAGCTTCTTCGAATCGATGACCACGCGGGAGACATCGTTCGAGAACAGGTCCCGGATGACGCTCGACGTCGTGGCAAGATCCTTATAGAGGAGACACGGGGCCTTCTCGGCCTTCACGGTCTTCTCGATCTCGCGCCACGTCGCGATCAGGTCCTCGAGATCGTTCTTGATCGAAGAATCTTCCTTCCCTTCTGCGACGGTGCGGATGATCGTACCGAAGCCCGGGGGGAGGATCGCCTGGACCGTGCGGCGGAGGCGGCGCTTCTCCTTGAAGTTCGAGATCTTCTTGGAGATGCCGACCTTGTTGTCGAACGGCAGGAGGACAAGGAAACGGCCGGCGAGGGAGATGTCCGATGTGACGCGGACGCCCTTCTTGCCGACGGGTTCCTTGATGATCTGGACGATGACCTCCTGCCCCTTTTCGAGGTGGACTTCTTTGGGGGGAGGTTTGGGGACCTGTTGGCGCTGGCGGCTATGCTGACGTTCCTCGCCGTTGCCGCTGCCTCGTGGATGCTGGTCGTCGGATGGTGCGCCGGCGGGTGCCGGTGCGCCTTCGCCCTCGCCTTCTTCGTCATCGTCATCGATGAGTGTGTTGTACTCATCGAAACGGCTGCCGATGTCAGAGAAGTGAAGGAATCCGTCCTGGCCAAGTCCCAGGTCAATGAATGCAGCTCTGATGCCGGGCATCACCTTGGCAACCTTGCCAAGATAGATGTCACCGACCATTTTTTCCTTATTGGCAGTCTCTACAAAGAGTTCTGCCAGGCGACCTTCCTCGGTTATCGCTATCCGGGTCTCGTTGGCCGCAGCGTTGATGATGATCTCTTTCTTCATACCGTACTGGTGGTTCCAGCCTTTCTTCCAGAGAGGTGAGCCGGGCAACACCACCGTTACGGAACGAAGAGAGCAGGCTCCCGAGCAGGATCGAGAGACACAATGTTAGGACCGCGTACGCTCGCATCGATTGCCGACCTGTGGTGTCGAACACTGTTGTTTTGGATCGGTCCATGTTCATCCAGAAGAGGAAGCGGTCATCGCTTCACTCAGAACCTGAACTCGTCAGGATAAACTACGAAAAACCATCATGTGGTGCAACAGGGACCAATAAAAAGAGGCCAAGCTACCCTGCGTCACACCTTGGGGTACTGACCGTTGC
Above is a window of Ignavibacteriota bacterium DNA encoding:
- a CDS encoding 2-phosphosulfolactate phosphatase — translated: MADPKIHLTPHLVDELALRDRVVVVVDPLRAGTCIATALQNGAREVIPTGTVEAAARVSSNLAGAVTMLAGERNGKMIEGFHFGDSPLEFTAERVQGKAIVFLTSNGTPAIWRARHARELAVCGFVNISAVAEFVRQQQGDVEIVCAGNAGGFCIEDGVCAGMLLHLLAEGSAAPGAHFSDAAVAALSLYKGHARGLRRMLRRSDNGVMLEELGFAADVLACSELDTVPVVPLLDGNVLRLRTNEEKKEPAR
- the gcvT gene encoding glycine cleavage system aminomethyltransferase GcvT is translated as MSLKRTAFFDRHVQAGGKMVAFAGFEMPVQYTPGIVEEHRCVRERVGVFDVSHMGEVEVAGADALAFVQNITINDASKLTPGRVQYSAMCYPDGGIVDDLLVYRMADRFMLVINAANTAKDIAWMQENLRGDVVLTDRSDATSLLAVQGPHALATLKKLTPTDLEPLQYYHWMHITIAGVPMLVSRTGYTGELGYELYFPSDRATGDILWDALMDAGKEFGIGPIGLGARDTLRLEMGFCLYGNDIDATTNPLEAGLGWITRLGKGSFIGREAIRTMKEDGPRRRLVGFTVNDRAFPRHGYPIQIAGVDTGHVTSGTFSPTIEKGIGMGYVPADHATVGAGIEVMIRTKPVAATIVPLPFVKK
- a CDS encoding Rne/Rng family ribonuclease, whose amino-acid sequence is MKKEIIINAAANETRIAITEEGRLAELFVETANKEKMVGDIYLGKVAKVMPGIRAAFIDLGLGQDGFLHFSDIGSRFDEYNTLIDDDDEEGEGEGAPAPAGAPSDDQHPRGSGNGEERQHSRQRQQVPKPPPKEVHLEKGQEVIVQIIKEPVGKKGVRVTSDISLAGRFLVLLPFDNKVGISKKISNFKEKRRLRRTVQAILPPGFGTIIRTVAEGKEDSSIKNDLEDLIATWREIEKTVKAEKAPCLLYKDLATTSSVIRDLFSNDVSRVVIDSKKLHKEIRSYIKYTSPQLLEKIELHKERTPIFDAYGVEKEIETTLARKVWMKSGGYLIIEPTEAMVVIDVNSGRYAPKKDQEINSLRTDLEAAREITRQLRLRDLGGIIVCDFIDLDDEKNKKKVYEELKKEFRKDRAKVTVLPMTEFGLVQITRQRIRQNILHSFTEACPTCAGTGLVTSKTTALNQLERWIHRFKTETRETRFTLRVHPSLAPSLREGTISRLRRIMLKYFVLIKLEEDPTIPIGEFHVISRKQDKDVTDLYK